One region of Actinomycetes bacterium genomic DNA includes:
- the lysX gene encoding bifunctional lysylphosphatidylglycerol synthetase/lysine--tRNA ligase LysX: MSDELPEQMRVRREKLDRMRERGVEPYPVTVPRTTTMADLRAAHPDLDVDEHTGEQVAVAGRVVLSRVGGKLCFATLRDGTGEVQVMVSLDRVGEEALAHWKGDVDLGDHVGVEGEVISSKRGELSVLADAWTMVAKALRPLPDKHKGLTDPEARVRMRYVDLAVNAESRDMVRARATVLRSVRSTMDRHDFLEVETPLLQPLHGGAAARPFATHLNAFDQPMYLRIAIELYLKRLVVGGLDRVYEIGRNFRNEGVDGTHSPEFTMLEVYQAYGDYDSMAELTREIVLDAAQALLGTTVVPDGTGGGLDLAVGWERLPILEAVSRAVGQDVDVDTPVETLRKLADSHDVALQPSWGAAEVVVELYEQLVEHTLVQPTFVTDYPAEVKPLAKPHRSVPGLVEAWDLIVNGVELAPAYSELNDPVEQRRRLEEQSLKAAGGDPEAMQLDEDFLRAMEFGMPPQGGMGLGIDRLIMLLTGKPIRETIAFPLLRPEGS; this comes from the coding sequence GTGAGCGACGAGCTGCCCGAGCAGATGCGCGTCCGCCGGGAGAAGCTCGACCGGATGCGCGAGCGAGGCGTGGAGCCCTACCCGGTGACCGTCCCGCGCACCACCACGATGGCCGACCTGCGCGCCGCGCACCCGGACCTCGACGTCGACGAGCACACCGGCGAGCAGGTCGCGGTGGCCGGGCGGGTCGTCCTGTCCCGGGTCGGCGGCAAGCTGTGCTTCGCGACGCTGCGCGACGGCACCGGCGAGGTGCAGGTGATGGTCTCGCTGGACCGGGTCGGCGAGGAGGCGCTGGCGCACTGGAAGGGCGACGTCGACCTGGGCGACCACGTCGGGGTCGAGGGCGAGGTCATCTCCAGCAAGCGCGGTGAGCTGTCCGTCCTGGCCGATGCCTGGACGATGGTCGCCAAGGCGCTGCGCCCCTTGCCGGACAAGCACAAGGGCCTCACCGACCCGGAGGCCCGGGTCCGCATGCGCTACGTCGACCTGGCCGTCAACGCCGAGTCCCGCGACATGGTGCGGGCCAGGGCGACCGTCCTGCGCTCCGTACGCTCGACGATGGACCGGCACGACTTCCTCGAAGTGGAGACCCCGCTGCTGCAGCCGCTGCACGGCGGCGCCGCGGCCCGGCCGTTCGCGACCCACCTCAACGCGTTCGACCAGCCGATGTACCTGCGGATCGCGATCGAGCTCTACCTCAAGCGGCTGGTGGTAGGCGGGCTGGACCGGGTCTACGAGATCGGCCGCAACTTCCGCAACGAGGGCGTCGACGGCACGCACAGCCCGGAGTTCACGATGCTCGAGGTGTACCAGGCGTACGGCGACTACGACTCGATGGCCGAGCTGACCCGCGAGATCGTCCTGGACGCCGCGCAGGCGCTGCTCGGCACGACCGTGGTGCCGGACGGCACCGGCGGCGGGCTCGACCTGGCGGTCGGGTGGGAGCGGCTGCCGATCCTCGAGGCGGTCTCACGCGCAGTCGGCCAGGACGTCGACGTCGACACGCCGGTCGAGACGCTGCGCAAGCTGGCCGACAGCCACGACGTCGCGCTGCAGCCGTCATGGGGCGCCGCCGAGGTGGTCGTCGAGCTCTACGAGCAGCTCGTCGAGCACACCCTGGTGCAGCCCACCTTCGTCACGGACTACCCGGCCGAGGTCAAGCCGCTCGCCAAGCCGCACCGCTCGGTGCCCGGTCTGGTGGAGGCCTGGGACCTCATCGTCAACGGCGTCGAGCTGGCCCCGGCCTACTCCGAGCTCAACGACCCGGTCGAGCAGCGGCGCCGCCTCGAGGAGCAGTCGCTCAAGGCCGCCGGCGGCGACCCCGAGGCGATGCAGCTGGACGAGGACTTCCTGCGCGCGATGGAGTTCGGCATGCCGCCGCAGGGCGGAATGGGTCTCGGAATCGACCGGCTGATCATGCTCCTGACCGGAAAGCCGATCCGGGAGACGATTGCATTTCCGCTGCTGCGCCCCGAGGGCAGCTAG